The Symphalangus syndactylus isolate Jambi chromosome 3, NHGRI_mSymSyn1-v2.1_pri, whole genome shotgun sequence genome has a segment encoding these proteins:
- the LOC129478334 gene encoding ATP synthase subunit f, mitochondrial-like: MVSVTPAKDKKRLEVKLGKLPSWILMQDLVIAAGIQRGYYWCYNKYINMKKGSISGLIMVLAGYMLFHYCLSYKELKHEQLRRYH, encoded by the coding sequence ATGGTGTCAGTCACACCAGCGAAGGACAAGAAACGTCTGGAGGTCAAACTAGGGAAGCTGCCAAGCTGGATCTTGATGCAGGATCTAGTCATTGCCGCAGGGATTCAAAGAGGTTACTACTGGTGCTACAACAAATACATCAACATGAAGAAGGGGAGCATCTCGGGGCTGATCATGGTGCTGGCAGGCTACATGCTCTTCCACTACTGCCTTTCCTACAAGGAGCTCAAGCACGAGCAGCTACGCAGGTACCACTGA
- the FOXB2 gene encoding forkhead box protein B2 — translation MPRPGKSSYSDQKPPYSYISLTAMAIQHSAEKMLPLSDIYKFIMERFPYYREHTQRWQNSLRHNLSFNDCFIKIPRRPDQPGKGSFWALHPDCGDMFENGSFLRRRKRFKVLRADHTHLHAGSTKGAPGAGLVGHLHPHHHHHSHHHHHHHAAAHHHHHHHPPQPPPPPPPPPPHMVHYFHQQPPTAPQPPPHLPSQPLQQPPQQSQPQQPSHPGKMQEAAAVAAAAAAAAAAAVGSVGRLSQFPPYGLGSAAAAAAAAAASTSGFKHPFAIENIIGRDYKGVLQAGGLPLASVMHHLGYPVPSQLGNVVSSVWPHVGVMDSVAAAAAAAAAAGVPVGPEYGAFGVPVKALCHSASQSLPAVPVPIKPTPALPPVSALQPGLTVPAASQQPPAPSTVCSAAAASPVASLLEPTAPTAAESKGSSLHSVLVHS, via the coding sequence ATGCCGCGGCCGGGGAAGAGCTCGTACAGCGACCAAAAACCGCCCTACTCTTACATCTCGCTGACCGCCATGGCAATCCAGCACTCGGCCGAGAAAATGCTGCCGCTGAGCGACATCTACAAGTTCATCATGGAGCGCTTCCCCTACTACCGCGAGCACACACAGCGCTGGCAGAACAGCCTACGCCACAACCTCTCCTTCAACGACTGCTTCATCAAGATTCCGCGGAGGCCCGACCAGCCTGGCAAGGGTAGCTTCTGGGCGCTGCACCCCGACTGCGGGGACATGTTCGAGAACGGCAGCTTCCTGCGGCGTCGCAAGCGCTTCAAGGTGCTGCGCGCCGACCATACTCACCTGCACGCCGGAAGCACCAAGGGCGCGCCGGGCGCCGGTCTGGTTGGGCACCTtcacccccatcaccaccaccactcccaccaccaccatcatcaccacgcTGCcgcacaccaccaccatcaccaccacccaccccagccgccgcctccgccgcccccgccgccgccgcacaTGGTACACTATTTCCACCAGCAACCGCCTACTGCTCCGCAGCCGCCTCCGCACCTCCCGTCACAGCCCCTGCAGCAACCGCCCCAGCAGTCGCAGCCTCAGCAGCCGTCTCACCCCGGCAAGATGCAGGAGGCGGCGGccgtggcggcggcggcggcggcggccgcggcaGCCGCAGTGGGCAGCGTGGGACGCCTGTCTCAGTTCCCACCCTACGGGCTGGGCTcggccgccgccgctgccgccgcggCCGCGGCGTCCACATCAGGCTTCAAGCACCCCTTTGCCATTGAGAACATTATTGGCCGGGACTACAAGGGCGTGCTGCAGGCTGGAGGGCTGCCCTTGGCGTCCGTCATGCACCACTTGGGCTACCCCGTGCCCAGCCAGCTTGGCAACGTCGTCAGCTCCGTGTGGCCGCACGTTGGCGTCATGGATTCGGTGGCCGCCGCCGCGGCCGCCGCAGCCGCAGCCGGAGTCCCTGTAGGCCCGGAGTATGGGGCCTTTGGGGTCCCGGTCAAGGCCCTGTGCCACTCGGCAAGCCAGAGCCTGCCTGCCGTGCCGGTGCCCATCAAGCCCACGCCTGCGCTGCCGCCCGTGTCCGCGCTGCAGCCGGGGCTCACTGTCCCTGCGGCTTCGCAGCAGCCTCCGGCGCCATCCACCGTGTGCTCCGCGGCCGCGGCCTCGCCCGTTGCCTCTCTGCTGGAGCCCACAGCCCCTACCGCGGCCGAGAGCAAGGGCAGCTCCTTGCACTCGGTGCTAGTGCACTCCTAG